Below is a window of Pseudodesulfovibrio sp. 5S69 DNA.
CGGCGGCCATATTGGCCGTGCACGCCAGGCGCACGGTGCTGGTTCCTTCCGCTACCTCGACCGGTTCTCCGCACAGGGTCCGGTCGATGCTTTCATGGGTCTTGATTTCCATACATGCCTCAAGGGGTGAGCGAGCCGTTCGTCCGCCGTTGGGCCGACGGCGGTACATCGGGACCCGGGGAGTACGCGTTGACCCCGGGTCCCGACACAATGCGCCGGCCGGTTAATCGAAGAGGTCTTCCAGTTCCTCGAAGACGTAATGCATCTGCATGATCTTCGGCGAGCCGCCCATGGCGGTGGCCAGCAGGGCAGCCTGCATGATTTCTTCCTTGGAGGCGCCGAGGCTGGCCGCGGACTGGATATGCAGGGAGATGCACATGTCGCACTGGGACATCAGCGAACAGGCGACGTGGATCAGTTCCTGCGTCTTGTGGTCGATGGGACCAACCTGGCTGATTTCCTTGGTGAAGGCAAGGTAATTGGGGAAGACGTTGCCAGCGCGCTGGGTCATCTTGGCCAAGGTCATTGAAGCTTTTTCAGCTGCATCCATGAGAGTTTCTCCTGGGTTTTAAAGTTGAGATGCAGGGATACAGCAAGGAGCATGCCCTAGTGGTCTTTACCATGAAAATCAGGCAATTAATCTTGAAATTGGATTGGGGAGATGGGGAAATGGGGTCGGAGCCTGTCCCGGAGGTGAACATTGATCGGATTTCGAACAAGTCTTCCGGGACAGGTGGAGGTGTCAGAACAGGCAGTCCAGGAGCACGGGCAGGGTGACGCCGTGCAGGTATTCGTCCAGGGGAACGCCGGCCAGCCTGCGTTCGATCTCGCCGCGCTCGTGGCGGCAGCCGGTCAGCCGTTCCTCCAGGGCGTCCACGTCGCGCACGCCGAAGTAGTCGCCGAACAGCCTTGCCGTGAGGATGCGGCCCTTCTTGACGTACAGGTTCACGTCCAGGAGGCCGCCCTCGGTGCGGGTGCGTTTGGAGAAATTGTAGGCCGGGGAGGAGCCGAAGTTCCAGTCCCAGGTGCGGTAGCGCTTTTCGGCCATCCCCTCGATGGTTTCGCTCTCCGCATCGGTCAGGGCCATGTCGTCGGGGGAGGCCCCGCCGGACACGAAGTCCATGAGTGCCTTGATGAAGTCCGTGACTTCCATGGGGGCGGGCAGGTGGCTCGAAATGTTGGTCACCCGCGAGCGCACGCTCTTGACCGCCTTGTCGCGGTACTTTTCCGGGTCCACGCGCAGGGCTCCGGACAGGTCGGTCATGTCCGAGGCGAAGAGCAGGGTGCCGTGGTGCAGGATGCGGCCCGCGTGGAAGTGCTGGGCGTTGCCCGAGAACTTCTTGCCCTCGATGAGCAGGTCGTTGCGTCCGCTGAAGACGCACTCCACGCCCATGGAGCGCAGGGCCTGCTGGATGGGCACGGTGAACCGCTCGAAGTCCAGTCCTTCCGAGGGGGTGCCGTTGTTGATGAAGGTGAAGTTGATGTTCCCGAGGTCGTGGAACACGGCCCCGCCGCCGCTCAGCCTGCGGACCACCGGGATGCCGCGCTCCCGGGTGAAGGCCTCGTCGATCTCGGCCAGGGTGTTCTGATTCCGCCCGACGATGACCGCGGGGCGGTTGCGCCAGAGCATGAATATCTCGTCATCGGCCCCTGTCAGCAGCCATTCCTCGGCGGCCAGGTTGAACGCCGGGTCCGTGGATGGATTGTAGATGTATCGCATGGGTGCTCCTTTCCGCGAGTGATGCAAAAGCCGGGCCTCGGGGCCAAGTGCCGCCTATACCCGCCGCCGGGCCGTCCGGCAAGGGGGTGCCGCGCGGGTGGCCTTGGCCCGGCGAAGCGGGTATGACCTTTGCACCGTGTGCGGGAAAGGAGGGATCACGTGAGCGATTGTATCGATATCGACCTGGTGGCCAATGCGGGCGTCCTGGTCCGGGGCGGGGGCCTGGGGCTGCTCGTGGACGGCATGCACGACCAGGACGGGCACCCGTTCAGCCGGGTCGGGGCGGACGACATGGCCCGCATGGGCCGAGGCGAGGGCCTCTTCGCGCGGCTCGACTACCTGCTCTTCACCCACGAGCACCCGGACCACTTCACCCCGGACCTGGTCATCGAGCACCTGGAGCGCAGGCCGGTCAAGGGGGTGTTCCTGCCCGCCCCGGCCAAGGACCCGGAGGGCCGCGACCGGCTCGTCCGCGCCCTCGAGGAGCGGGGTGTTCCGCACTGGACCATGGGGCCCGAGCCGGGGCATACGCGCACGGTTTCGCCCGAGCCCGGCCTGGCGGTCACGGCCATCGGCACGCGCCACATGGGCAAGCAGTTCCGGGACGTGCGCAACGACTGCCTGCTCGTCTCGCTTGCGGGCATGCACCTGCTCTTCACCGGCGACGCGGACCATGTCCCGGAATATTACGAGGAAGCCCTGCGGGGCGTGGATCTGGACGCCGTCTTCGTCAACCCGATCTTCTACCACAACCCCACCGGCCAGGCGATCATCGACGACGTCTTCCGTCCGCTGGAGGTGGTCATCTACCACATGCCCGCTCCGGGCAAGGACCCCTTCCACCTGGCCTTCACGGTCAAGCGCGCACTGGAGCGCTACGCCCGCCCGGACATGCCCGTCCACGTGCTCGACGCGGCCGCCCCCCACGTGAACATCTGCCCGGCCGTGCTCTAGGGCCGGGCAATGCGCCGGGCCGCATTGCGGTCGCGGGCGAATGCGGCTACTGATGGTGGGAGCGCCCCCGCGCTGCAAGGCCATGACAATGAGCACACCCACCCCGCCCCGCCCCCCGGACACCCGGCTGTCCGAGCGCCTCAAGAAGAGGCTCTTTCTCTACGCCTCCGGGGCGCTCTTGGTGCTCACGCTGGGCG
It encodes the following:
- a CDS encoding MBL fold metallo-hydrolase, whose amino-acid sequence is MSDCIDIDLVANAGVLVRGGGLGLLVDGMHDQDGHPFSRVGADDMARMGRGEGLFARLDYLLFTHEHPDHFTPDLVIEHLERRPVKGVFLPAPAKDPEGRDRLVRALEERGVPHWTMGPEPGHTRTVSPEPGLAVTAIGTRHMGKQFRDVRNDCLLVSLAGMHLLFTGDADHVPEYYEEALRGVDLDAVFVNPIFYHNPTGQAIIDDVFRPLEVVIYHMPAPGKDPFHLAFTVKRALERYARPDMPVHVLDAAAPHVNICPAVL
- a CDS encoding carboxymuconolactone decarboxylase family protein, with translation MDAAEKASMTLAKMTQRAGNVFPNYLAFTKEISQVGPIDHKTQELIHVACSLMSQCDMCISLHIQSAASLGASKEEIMQAALLATAMGGSPKIMQMHYVFEELEDLFD
- a CDS encoding lipoate--protein ligase; amino-acid sequence: MRYIYNPSTDPAFNLAAEEWLLTGADDEIFMLWRNRPAVIVGRNQNTLAEIDEAFTRERGIPVVRRLSGGGAVFHDLGNINFTFINNGTPSEGLDFERFTVPIQQALRSMGVECVFSGRNDLLIEGKKFSGNAQHFHAGRILHHGTLLFASDMTDLSGALRVDPEKYRDKAVKSVRSRVTNISSHLPAPMEVTDFIKALMDFVSGGASPDDMALTDAESETIEGMAEKRYRTWDWNFGSSPAYNFSKRTRTEGGLLDVNLYVKKGRILTARLFGDYFGVRDVDALEERLTGCRHERGEIERRLAGVPLDEYLHGVTLPVLLDCLF